One Camelina sativa cultivar DH55 chromosome 3, Cs, whole genome shotgun sequence genomic window carries:
- the LOC104779257 gene encoding uncharacterized protein LOC104779257 produces MDLKTTLDQCPPLRKLTSLKHRFLQPLNQDDLTSYERPKRKFSSLRGNDDGQEDPSWKRIRFKLRPEKKDDAVFVESPRFKSSQLTIRQRSTSDDSSDTMKHGIEVGEGFTSDAVFYKPWFDSLRLKRQRLGEDQDPSSCSPSVDDIAALTLIQFSRDDRQSKTQTLIPQPQTQPQTQTQTQTHTTQQQTPVKSDLFECTVCGKGFTTYQALGGHKASHRVKPPQPLVENAGVDAGDKTRTKMLAPSGKIHKCSICHVVFPTGQALGGHKRRHYEGVLGGHKQGSDEVVHKLSPDSNGSSLVTKVLDPEQSFSVSENVLLSGHKRNQDEVVHKLSLDSNGILVTKVLDPELSLSVSENVLLSGHKRSQDEIVPSVDKWSLSDASVVKNLVNLELSLGGQKRSQDEEVVLGENKWSASCNGSGVTNVSEPEQSQRRLIDLNSPPSPEFDESGVRDVEEAESAIYRKRRGMAISTHLRQILTKVNQVSPSMSVADMKKEVELWMQENKDGLPVDDDIFVESFLGTIERNCSATGDQDPNSERRVIKAIEHRFLEGVGGKEEGCGYDGVSNDTGLESSERSQRQRFGDDEDCFSEQSSSFLETNPREEERQGGFANNDAFLELLVENIERSRRGQKRSSSSDDDDVKDPSSSSSLSEDEIAALFHKRHSPTQPQTEPLRKPKRQMLHKPDSYKCSVCGQEFSTFQALGGHKAGHRIKPLLVDAGEKTRQKLLAPSGKLHKCSICHRVFPTGQSLGGHKRLHYEGALGGHKDSMDVEAVSQGDKLSPGGNVGVVTHVPDPKQSLEGLIDTNKVLSPGDVESASELRQEEGSTNANRIQFFNFF; encoded by the exons ATGGATCTTAAAACAACGCTTGATCAGTGTCCGCCGTTGAGAAAACTCACCTCTCTGAAACACAGATTCTTACAGCCACTCAATCAAGACGATTTGACAAGTTACGAACGACCAAAGCGAaagttttcttctcttcgtGGTAATGATGACGGCCAAGAAGATCCTTCTTGGAAACGCATACGCTTTAAACTCCGGCCAGAGAAGAAAGACGACGCCGTTTTCGTTGAGTCTCCTAGGTTTAAAAGTAGTCAATTGACGATACGACAGCGTTCTACTAGTGACGACTCTTCTGATACGATGAAACACGGAATCGAAGTAGGAGAAGGGTTTACAAGCGATGCAGTTTTCTATAAGCCGTGGTTTGATAGTTTACGATTGAAACGACAGCGTTTGGGTGAAGATCAAGatccttcttcttgttctccgTCTGTAGATGACATCGCTGCTCTCACTCTCATCCAGTTTTCCCGTGATGATCGGCAATCTAAAACACAAACCCTAATACCACAACCGCAAACGCAGCCACAGACGCAAACGCAGACGCAGACTCATACAACTCAACAACAGACGCCTGTGAAGTCTGATCTGTTCGAGTGTACCGTATGTGGAAAAGGGTTTACTACGTATCAAGCATTAGGCGGTCACAAGGCTAGCCACAGGGTTAAGCCGCCACAACCGCTTGTTGAAAACGCAGGAGTAGACGCTGGAGATAAAACGCGGACAAAGATGTTGGCCCCTTCTGGGAAGATCCACAAGTGTTCTATATGTCATGTTGTGTTCCCGACGGGACAAGCACTAGGTGGACACAAACGCCGTCACTACGAAGGCGTTCTAGGCGGTCACAAACAGGGTAGTGACGAAGTTGTTCACAAGTTAAGTCCCGATAGTAATGGGAGCAGCCTTGTTACAAAAGTATTGGATCCAGAACAGAGCTTCAGTGTTAGTGAAAACGTTCTTCTCAGTGGTCACAAACGCAATCAGGACGAGGTTGTTCACAAGTTGAGTCTCGATAGTAATGGGATCCTTGTTACGAAAGTGTTGGATCCAGAACTGAGTTTAAGTGTTAGTGAAAACGTTCTTCTCAGTGGTCACAAACGCAGTCAGGACGAGATTGTTCCCAGTGTAGACAAGTGGAGTCTCAGTGATGCGAGTGTTGTTAAAAATTTGGTGAATCTAGAGCTAAGTCTCGGGGGTCAGAAACGTAGTCAGGATGAGGAGGTTGTTCTTGGAGAAAACAAGTGGAGTGCTAGCTGTAATGGGAGTGGTGTAACAAATGTGTCGGAACCAGAGCAGAGCCAAAGAAGATTGATAGATCTTAATAGCCCGCCGTCACCGGAGTTTGATGAATCTGGAGTCAGAGATGTCGAGGAAGCTGAAAGTGCAAT ATATCGGAAGAGAAGAGGTATGGCTATCTCAACGCACTTGAGACAGATCTTAACGAAGGTGAATCAAGTTTCGCCGTCGATGTCTGTGGCCGATATGAAGAAAGAAGTAGAACTTTGGATGCAAGAAAACAAAGACGGTTTACCAGTCGACGACGATATTTTCGTTGAGAGCTTTTTGGGAACGATCGAACGTAATTGTTCTGCAACTGGTGATCAAGATCCGAATTCGGAACGCAGAGTCATAAAAGCGATAGAACACAGATTCTTAGAAGGAGtaggaggaaaagaagaagggTGTGGTTACGACGGCGTTTCGAATGACACGGGTTTGGAAAGTAGTGAGCGGTCTCAAAGACAGCgttttggtgatgatgaagattgtttCTCGGAACAGAGTTCATCCTTCTTGGAAACTAACCCgcgagaagaagaaagacaaggaGGGTTCGCTAATAACGACGCTTTCCTTGAGCTTTTGGTGGAAAATATTGAGCGATCAAGACGAGGGCAAAAgcgttcatcttcttctgatgatgatgatgttaaagatccttcttcctcttcttctctgtctgAAGATGAAATCGCTGCTCTCTTTCACAAACGGCATTCACCAACACAACCTCAAACGGAACCCCTACGGAAACCGAAACGGCAGATGCTGCACAAGCCTGATTCGTACAAGTGCAGTGTCTGTGGACAAGAGTTTTCTACATTCCAAGCTTTAGGTGGTCACAAGGCTGGCCACAGGATTAAGCCGCTTCTTGTTGACGCTGGAGAAAAAACGAGGCAAAAGTTGTTGGCACCATCTGGTAAACTCCACAAGTGTTCTATTTGTCATAGAGTGTTTCCCACGGGACAATCCCTCGGTGGACACAAACGCCTTCATTACGAAGGCGCTCTCGGAGGTCATAAAGACAGCATGGACGTGGAGGCCGTTTCCCAAGGAGACAAGTTGAGTCCTGGTGGTAATGTTGGTGTTGTAACACATGTACCTGACCCAAAGCAGAGCTTAGAGGGACTGATAGATACGAACAAAGTGCTGTCGCCAGGAGACGTTGAAAGTGCAAGCGAGCTTCGACAAGAAGAAGGAAGTACCAATGCTAACAGGATTcagttttttaactttttttaa
- the LOC104777917 gene encoding mitotic checkpoint protein BUB3.2-like, whose protein sequence is MTMVPTIGRELSNPPSDGISNLRFSNSSDHLLVSSWDKSVRLYDANADLLRGEFKHGGAVLDCCFHDDSSGFSVCADYKVRRIDFNAGKEDVLGTHDKPVRCVEYSYAAGQVITGSWDKTIKCWDPRGASGMERTQIGTYQQPERVNSLSLVGNRLVVATAGRHVNIYDLRYMSQPEQRRESSLKYQTRCVRCYPNGSGYALSSVEGRVSMEFFDLSEAAQAKKYAFKCHRKSEDGKDIVYPVNAIAFHPIYGTFASGGCDGFVNIWDGNNKKRLYQYSKYPTSIAALSFSRDGGLLAVASSYTFEEGDKPHEPDTIFVRSVNEIEVKPKPKVYPNRAV, encoded by the exons ATGACTATGGTGCCGACCATTGGTCGCGAGCTCTCGAATCCGCCGTCAGATGGGATTTCTAATCTTCGATTTTCTAATAGCAGCGATCATTTACTAGTCTCTTCATGGGATAAG AGTGTAAGATTATATGACGCGAACGCTGATTTGCTGAGAGGGGAGTTCAAACATGGCGGAGCGGTACTCGATTGCTGTTTCCATGATGATTCTTCTGGATTCAGTGTTTGCGCCGATTATAAAGTTAGAAG AATTGACTTTAATGCTGGCAAAGAGGACGTCTTAGGGACTCATGATAAACCAGTGCGATGTGTTGAGTATTCCTATGCTGCAG GGCAAGTGATCACTGGAAGTTGGGATAAAACGATTAAATGTTGGGATCCAAGAGGTGCAAGTGGGATGGAGCGCACACAGATTGGTACATATCAGCAACCTGAGCGTGTTAACTCTCTTTCTTTAGTTGGAAATCGTTTGGTAGTGGCAACAGCAGGAAGGCACGTCAACATTTATGACCTCAGATATATGTCCCAGCCTGAGCAAAGAAGAGAGTCCTCTCTTAAATACCAGACAAGATGTGTTCGTTGTTATCCCAATGGATCAG GATATGCTCTTAGCTCTGTTGAAGGGAGGGTTTCAATGGAGTTTTTTGATCTATCAGAGGCTGCTCAAGCTAAAAA ATATGCTTTCAAATGTCACCGGAAATCAGAGGATGGTAAGGACATTGTCTACCCTGTAAATGCGATTGCTTTCCATCCGAT TTATGGCACTTTTGCTTCCGGAGGTTGTGATGGTTTCGTCAACATTTGGGATGGTAACAACAAGAAGAGGCTATATCAG TACTCTAAGTATCCAACAAGTATTGCGGCGCTTTCATTCAGCCGAGATGGTGGATTACTGGCTGTTGCTTCTAGTTACACGTTTGAAGAGGGAGACAAACC GCATGAACCAGACACAATCTTTGTTCGAAGTGTTAATGAAATCGAAGTGAAACCGAAACCCAAAGTATACCCTAATCGTGCGGTATAG